In the genome of Geotrypetes seraphini chromosome 16, aGeoSer1.1, whole genome shotgun sequence, one region contains:
- the LOC117349617 gene encoding olfactory receptor 10A4-like: MATRSLLQLWNVLLSSDVSVHFRLNTEEMVLQNETLKTDFILLGFSDLSLHVQQFLFMMLLVVYVFAFMGNLLVFTILTVDPVLHTPMYFFLRNLSFVEMVLTTVTVPNTLENLLAEDRSISFLGCAFQMYFFLLFANEECVLLCIMAYDRYVAICNPLRYSIVMSNRSCVYIAVGSWIMCFFFQFGQVSFIFSLPFCNSNEIHHFFCDISPVLKLSCTDTYLNDIVRMTASVLFLLLPFMIILASYIYIFSTVMKMHSKTGRSKAFSTCTSHLTSVTLFYVTAMLVYLQPSGGSVDERIFAVCYCIINPLLNPLIYSLRSKEVKGSLKRKIWKNLLSLFKLRHLI, encoded by the coding sequence ATGGCTACTAGATCCTTACTCCAGTTATGGAATGTGTTACTAAGCTCTGATGTCTCTGTCCACTTCAGATTAAACACTGAAGAAATGGTACTGCAAAATGAGACCCTCAAGACTGACTTTATCCTCCTGGGATTCTCAGACCTGTCTTTACATGTGCAGCAATTTCTCTTCATGATGTTGCTTGTAGTCTACGTCTTCGCTTTCATGGGAAACTTGCTTGTCTTTACCATCCTTACTGTAGACCCAGTCCTCCACACACCCATGTACTTCTTCCTCCGAAATTTGTCCTTCGTAGAAATGGTTCTTACAACAGTTACAGTACCCAACACACTGGAGAACCTCTTGGCTGAGGACAGAAGCATCTCATTCTTGGGATGTGCCttccaaatgtatttcttccttctTTTTGCGAATGAGGAATGTGTACTTCTATGTATCATGGCTTATGATCGTTATGTTGCAATATGCAATCCCTTGCGTTACTCCATTGTTATGAGCAATAGAAGTTGTGTTTATATAGCTGTGGGGTCCTGGATTATGTGCTTTTTCTTCCAGTTTGGACAGGTCAGTTTTATATTCAGTTTACCTTTTTGCAATTCCAATGAAATTCATCATTTCTTCTGTGATATTTCACCTGTACTGAAGCTGTCTTGCACTGACACTTATTTGAATGACATAGTCCGGATGacagcctctgtcctcttcctACTCCTACCATTCATGATCATTCTCGCCTCTTATATTTACATATTCTCCACTGTGATGAAAATGCATTCCAAAACTGGGAGAAGTAAGGCTTTCTCAACTTGTACCTCTCATCTTACTTCTGTTACTTTATTTTATGTGACTGCTATGCTCGTCTATTTACAACCAAGTGGAGGCTCTGTAGATGAGAGAATTTTTGCAGTATGTTATTGCATAATTAACCCACTGTTAAACCCCCTGATTTACAGCCTGAGGAGCAAAGAGGTGAAAGGATCCCTGAAGagaaaaatatggaaaaaccTATTGTCTCTTTTCAAGCTAAGACACCTTATTTAG